From Bosea sp. NBC_00550, the proteins below share one genomic window:
- a CDS encoding FAD-binding oxidoreductase: protein MSLPAAALHDSPASAAVLPPSPDAVAAVTQALAARFGNRLVTSLAVRQQHGHTLTWIPNQPPDAVVFPQSTEEVSEIVKLCAAHGVPVIAFGTGTSLEGHVNAPFGGVCIDMSQMKRIIAVHGEDLDVVVEAGVTRKELNEHLRDQGLMFPIDPGADASIGGMAATRASGTNAVRYGTMKDNVLALTAVMADGSVVKTSTRARKTSAGYDLTRLLVGSEGTLGIITEVTLKLHGIPEAIAAGVCPFPSVKAACDATILTIQTGLPVARIELLDDVMIRGVNLHAKLGLAETTMLFVEFHGTEAGVAEQSERFGEIAAEFGGGPFDWATKAEDRSKLWQARHDAYWAAKALRPGFESVATDVCVPISQLAECVEETKRDIEASGLIAPIAGHVGDGNFHTQPLVDLNDAGEVERAQGFIDRLVKRALAMGGTCTGEHGVGQKKMKYLEQEHGPEALAVMRTLKRALDPQNILNPGKIVVL, encoded by the coding sequence ATGAGCCTGCCTGCCGCCGCCCTTCATGACAGCCCTGCCTCCGCCGCAGTGCTGCCGCCTTCTCCCGATGCCGTCGCAGCCGTGACGCAGGCGCTGGCCGCGCGCTTCGGCAACCGGCTGGTCACCAGCCTCGCGGTGCGCCAGCAGCACGGCCACACCCTGACCTGGATCCCGAACCAGCCGCCGGATGCCGTGGTCTTCCCGCAGAGCACGGAAGAGGTCTCCGAGATCGTGAAGCTCTGCGCCGCGCATGGCGTGCCGGTTATCGCTTTCGGTACAGGCACTTCGCTGGAAGGTCATGTCAACGCGCCCTTCGGCGGCGTCTGCATCGACATGTCGCAGATGAAGCGGATCATCGCCGTCCATGGCGAGGACCTCGACGTGGTGGTCGAGGCTGGCGTGACTCGCAAGGAGCTCAACGAGCATCTGCGCGACCAGGGCCTGATGTTCCCGATCGATCCCGGCGCCGACGCCTCGATCGGCGGCATGGCGGCGACGCGCGCCTCCGGCACCAATGCCGTCCGCTATGGGACGATGAAAGACAATGTTCTGGCGCTGACGGCGGTGATGGCTGATGGCTCCGTCGTCAAGACCTCGACGCGGGCCCGCAAGACCTCGGCCGGCTACGATCTCACGCGCCTGCTCGTCGGCTCTGAAGGCACGCTCGGCATCATCACCGAGGTGACGCTGAAGCTGCACGGCATCCCGGAGGCTATCGCCGCCGGCGTCTGCCCCTTCCCTTCGGTGAAGGCGGCCTGCGACGCGACGATCCTGACCATCCAGACCGGCCTGCCTGTCGCGCGCATCGAATTGCTCGACGACGTGATGATCCGCGGCGTCAATCTGCATGCCAAGCTCGGCCTGGCGGAGACGACGATGCTCTTCGTCGAGTTCCACGGCACGGAAGCCGGCGTTGCCGAGCAGTCCGAGCGCTTCGGCGAGATCGCTGCCGAATTTGGCGGCGGCCCCTTCGACTGGGCGACCAAGGCGGAGGACCGTTCCAAGCTCTGGCAGGCGCGGCATGACGCCTATTGGGCGGCCAAGGCGCTCAGGCCCGGCTTCGAGTCGGTCGCGACCGATGTCTGCGTGCCGATCTCGCAGCTCGCCGAATGCGTCGAGGAGACCAAGCGCGACATCGAGGCCTCCGGGCTGATCGCGCCGATCGCGGGCCATGTCGGCGATGGCAATTTCCACACCCAGCCGCTGGTCGACCTCAACGACGCGGGCGAGGTCGAGCGGGCGCAGGGCTTCATCGACCGGCTGGTCAAGCGCGCGCTCGCCATGGGCGGCACCTGCACCGGCGAGCACGGCGTCGGCCAGAAGAAGATGAAGTATCTCGAACAGGAACATGGGCCGGAGGCGCTCGCGGTGATGCGGACGCTGAAGCGGGCGCTCGATCCACAGAACATCCTCAATCCCGGCAAAATCGTCGTCCTGTGA
- a CDS encoding thioesterase family protein, giving the protein MKHDTRAPALFFAPFVSSAMRVEPQWIDYNGHLNMAYYHVLFDRAVDEVFSLVGLTRDYVETRHASTFTAECHILYKRELTEGDLVRVTAQLIGFDDKRLHYYLEMRHAHEGWLAATSENLSLHVDMLHRRVVPFPADILANIALMKAAHGMMQVPATIGRIIGMPRKSAIRVGEMAEERETEIETRH; this is encoded by the coding sequence ATGAAACACGATACACGCGCCCCGGCGCTGTTCTTCGCACCCTTCGTCTCCTCGGCGATGCGGGTCGAGCCGCAGTGGATCGACTATAACGGCCATCTCAACATGGCGTACTACCATGTCCTGTTCGATCGCGCGGTCGACGAGGTCTTCTCGCTGGTCGGCCTGACGCGGGACTATGTCGAGACGCGGCACGCCTCCACCTTCACGGCGGAATGCCACATCCTCTACAAGCGCGAGCTGACGGAAGGCGATCTCGTCCGCGTCACCGCCCAGCTCATCGGCTTCGACGACAAGCGCCTGCACTATTATCTCGAGATGCGCCACGCCCATGAGGGCTGGCTCGCCGCGACGAGCGAGAACCTGTCTCTTCACGTCGATATGCTCCATCGCAGGGTCGTGCCCTTCCCGGCCGACATTCTCGCGAACATCGCCCTGATGAAGGCCGCCCACGGCATGATGCAGGTGCCGGCCACGATCGGGCGCATCATCGGCATGCCCAGGAAATCGGCGATCCGGGTCGGCGAGATGGCTGAAGAGCGCGAGACCGAGATCGAAACGCGCCACTGA
- a CDS encoding potassium channel family protein — MDAADAPPEESRFECLRDRLRQLYHGRTPAALRFQAVTTIVDLLIIAFFVATPLLREQPAFLWIDYSVAVIMVAEIGARLLASTNMLRLLRQPTMLLDLFILSTLLAPQWLENFGFLRILRLWSLSHKGIVWSQFRATRFREWENVVRALSNIATFLFVVTGFVYTFFFRQAGGLESYVQALYFTVATVTTTGFGDVTLPGVAGKLTSIVVMIVGITLFVRLAQALFRPNKVLFPCPECALQRHEPDAVYCKACGHKLKIPDEDV; from the coding sequence ATGGATGCCGCCGACGCCCCACCCGAAGAGAGCCGTTTCGAATGCCTTCGCGACCGGCTGCGCCAGCTCTATCACGGCCGCACGCCCGCGGCCCTGCGCTTCCAGGCGGTCACGACGATCGTCGATCTGCTGATCATCGCCTTCTTCGTCGCCACGCCGCTGCTACGGGAGCAGCCGGCATTCCTCTGGATCGATTATTCGGTCGCGGTGATCATGGTGGCGGAGATCGGGGCCCGGCTGCTCGCCTCGACCAACATGCTGCGGCTGCTACGCCAGCCGACCATGCTGCTCGACCTGTTCATCCTGTCGACGTTGCTGGCGCCGCAATGGCTGGAGAATTTCGGCTTCCTGCGCATCCTGCGTCTCTGGTCGCTCTCGCACAAAGGCATCGTCTGGTCTCAGTTTCGCGCCACCCGCTTCCGCGAGTGGGAGAACGTCGTGCGGGCGCTGAGCAACATCGCGACCTTCCTCTTCGTCGTCACCGGCTTCGTCTACACCTTCTTCTTCCGGCAGGCGGGCGGGCTGGAGAGCTATGTCCAGGCGCTCTACTTCACGGTCGCCACCGTGACCACGACCGGCTTCGGCGACGTGACGTTGCCCGGTGTCGCCGGCAAGCTGACGTCGATCGTGGTGATGATCGTCGGGATCACGCTGTTCGTGCGGCTGGCGCAGGCGCTGTTTCGTCCCAACAAGGTGCTGTTTCCCTGCCCGGAATGCGCGCTGCAACGGCATGAGCCCGACGCGGTCTACTGCAAGGCCTGCGGGCACAAGCTGAAGATTCCCGACGAGGATGTCTGA
- a CDS encoding class I SAM-dependent methyltransferase, with the protein MSAAEASAGTAAGLMDRIYRHQRHIYDASRKFYLLGRDQLIDGLRPPSGATVLEIGCGTGRNLIRIARRYPDCACYGLDVSGEMLATARASVARAGLEDRISLAQADATDFDPQAMFGLPGFDRIVISYALSMIPPWQGVIAEALRRLDEGGALHIVDFGDQDGLPAAFKAMLLRWLGLFHVTPREDLPGTVRALAEAAGADCRLAAPYRGYAVHAVVTRR; encoded by the coding sequence ATGAGCGCGGCCGAGGCATCGGCCGGCACCGCCGCCGGGCTGATGGACCGGATCTACCGGCATCAGCGCCATATCTACGATGCCAGTCGGAAGTTCTACCTGCTCGGCCGCGACCAGTTGATCGATGGCCTGCGGCCGCCATCCGGCGCGACCGTTCTGGAGATCGGCTGCGGCACCGGGCGTAACCTGATCCGGATCGCGCGGCGCTACCCGGACTGCGCCTGCTACGGGCTCGACGTCTCCGGCGAGATGCTGGCGACGGCGCGCGCCTCGGTAGCGCGTGCGGGACTGGAGGATCGGATCAGTCTTGCGCAGGCCGATGCCACTGATTTCGATCCGCAGGCCATGTTCGGCCTTCCCGGCTTCGACCGGATCGTGATCTCCTATGCGCTGTCGATGATCCCGCCCTGGCAGGGCGTCATCGCCGAGGCTTTGCGCCGTCTGGACGAGGGTGGGGCGCTGCATATCGTCGATTTCGGCGATCAGGATGGTTTGCCCGCCGCCTTCAAAGCGATGCTGCTGCGCTGGCTCGGCCTGTTCCACGTCACGCCGCGGGAGGATTTGCCGGGCACCGTGCGCGCGCTCGCGGAGGCGGCCGGCGCCGATTGCCGGCTCGCCGCGCCCTATCGTGGCTATGCGGTCCACGCCGTCGTGACGCGCCGCTGA
- a CDS encoding DUF3419 family protein, whose protein sequence is MTQQATQTARAARRMTSSGLGSAVRRSKTLSKAGMLEWLFARAFSGLVYPQIWEDPVVDMAALQLKADDHVVAIASGSCNILSYLTAAPVRVSAVDLNGAHIALGRLKLAALARLESHETFLRFFGRANARDNVALYDREIAPHLDAVSRGYWEGRGLNARRRINLFANGFYRYGLLGRFIGTGHVLARLLGGNPRAMLAARDLAEQRALYEQHLAPVFERRLVRWLVRQPASLYGLGIPPAQYKALAADGEDGILGALKLRLERLACDFDLKGNYFAQQAFGRRYGEGADAALPPYLQPAHFATVKARASNVSYRQTPVTALLEDQPAESCHAYVLLDAQDWMNDADLTALWSQITRTARPGARVIFRTAADERLLPGRVPAAILDQWRYEEERSRELCRQDRSAIYGGFHLYVLKGQAR, encoded by the coding sequence GTGACGCAACAAGCGACACAGACGGCGCGTGCCGCGCGCCGCATGACCAGTTCGGGGCTCGGCTCGGCGGTCCGGCGCAGCAAGACGCTCTCGAAGGCCGGCATGCTGGAATGGCTGTTCGCGCGGGCCTTCTCGGGTCTGGTCTATCCGCAGATCTGGGAGGACCCGGTCGTCGACATGGCGGCGCTGCAGCTCAAGGCCGACGACCACGTCGTGGCGATCGCCTCGGGGTCCTGCAACATCCTCTCCTATCTAACGGCGGCGCCAGTCCGCGTGAGTGCCGTCGACCTCAACGGGGCGCATATCGCGCTCGGTCGGCTGAAGCTCGCGGCGCTGGCACGGCTGGAAAGCCATGAAACGTTCCTGCGCTTCTTCGGCCGGGCGAACGCGCGCGACAATGTCGCGCTCTACGACCGCGAGATCGCGCCGCATCTCGACGCCGTCTCGCGCGGATATTGGGAAGGCAGGGGGCTCAATGCCCGGCGCCGGATCAACCTCTTCGCCAACGGCTTCTACCGCTACGGGCTGCTCGGCCGCTTCATCGGCACGGGCCATGTGCTGGCGCGGCTGCTCGGCGGCAATCCCCGCGCGATGCTCGCCGCCCGCGACCTCGCCGAGCAGAGGGCGCTCTACGAGCAGCACCTCGCGCCGGTCTTCGAGCGCCGGCTGGTGCGCTGGCTGGTGCGGCAGCCGGCCTCGCTTTACGGGCTCGGCATCCCGCCGGCGCAGTACAAGGCGCTCGCCGCCGATGGCGAGGACGGCATCCTGGGGGCGCTGAAGCTGCGGCTCGAACGTCTCGCCTGCGATTTCGACCTCAAGGGCAACTACTTCGCCCAGCAGGCCTTCGGCCGGCGCTATGGCGAAGGCGCCGATGCGGCGCTGCCGCCCTATCTGCAGCCGGCGCATTTCGCGACGGTCAAGGCGCGCGCCTCGAACGTGTCCTATCGCCAGACCCCGGTCACGGCGTTGCTGGAGGACCAGCCGGCCGAGAGCTGCCACGCCTATGTGCTGCTCGATGCCCAGGACTGGATGAACGATGCCGACCTGACGGCGCTGTGGTCGCAGATCACGCGCACCGCGCGTCCGGGTGCACGGGTGATCTTCCGCACGGCGGCCGACGAGCGCCTGCTGCCGGGGCGGGTGCCGGCCGCGATCCTCGACCAGTGGCGCTACGAGGAAGAGCGCAGCCGCGAACTGTGCCGGCAGGACCGTTCCGCGATCTATGGCGGCTTCCACCTCTATGTCCTGAAGGGGCAGGCCCGATGA
- the msrB gene encoding peptide-methionine (R)-S-oxide reductase MsrB → MSMFGEPKKADETFPFQLTDAEWRARLTPEQYQILRGHGTERAGSCALNFEKRAGTFSCAGCGQKLFKSGKKFESGTGWPSFDQPLEGAVETSEDRKFGMVRTEVHCANCGGHLGHVFPDGPPPTGLRYCINGVAMNFEAAEG, encoded by the coding sequence ATGAGCATGTTCGGCGAGCCGAAGAAGGCGGACGAGACCTTCCCGTTCCAGCTGACCGATGCAGAGTGGCGCGCGCGGCTGACGCCGGAGCAGTACCAGATCCTGCGCGGCCATGGCACGGAGCGGGCCGGCTCCTGCGCGCTCAACTTCGAGAAGCGCGCCGGCACCTTCTCCTGCGCCGGCTGCGGCCAGAAGCTGTTCAAATCCGGCAAGAAGTTCGAGAGCGGTACGGGCTGGCCGAGCTTCGACCAGCCGCTGGAAGGCGCGGTCGAGACCAGCGAAGACCGCAAGTTCGGCATGGTCCGCACCGAAGTGCATTGCGCCAACTGCGGCGGCCATCTCGGCCACGTCTTCCCGGACGGCCCGCCGCCCACCGGCCTGCGCTACTGCATCAACGGCGTGGCGATGAACTTCGAGGCAGCGGAAGGCTGA
- a CDS encoding acyl-CoA dehydrogenase family protein has translation MAEHGSDGRWEVTNQVPVLADYDAFAADPVLPRIVAAFGADWASARLHEAGRTVGSGRVQELAYLANRHTPELRAFDRFGNRIDEIAFHPAWHELMGLALGQETHALAWNQPEPGAQVARAALQYLWYGAESGICCPISMTYAAVPVLKQDAALWEQWGSLVTSNRYDPRQGPAHLKTGATVGTAMTETQGGSDLRQTQTVAEDNRDGTFSLHGRKWFFSVPHSDVFLTLARTKEGISCFAVPGWLPDGARNGVAIQRLKDKVGNRSNASSEVEFRGAIGHLIGEPGRGIRTGLSMNHNSRLDIAAASSGLMRMAVSLAAHHAQHRRAFQKALIDQPIMQNVLADIAIEAEAAAWLAFRLFAALDRQAESASERLLARVGAPIAKYWITRRAPAVVTEALECHGGNGFIEENPMARLYREAPLNAIWEGSGNVICLDVLRSLAREEGAVDVLRAELLAAAGADRRYDAALKRLEGDLPELMRNEGQARRLTERLALLLQGSLLLRHAPAEVADAFIATRLGDGWSGQFGDLPVSVDAAALARRAVPRS, from the coding sequence ATGGCCGAGCATGGCAGCGACGGGCGCTGGGAGGTCACCAATCAGGTGCCTGTGCTGGCGGATTACGATGCCTTCGCCGCCGATCCGGTGCTGCCCCGTATCGTCGCGGCCTTCGGTGCCGATTGGGCCAGCGCCCGGCTGCATGAGGCTGGGCGCACGGTCGGCTCCGGCCGCGTGCAGGAGCTCGCCTATCTCGCCAACCGCCATACGCCGGAGCTTCGGGCCTTCGACCGCTTCGGCAACCGCATCGACGAGATCGCCTTCCATCCCGCCTGGCATGAACTGATGGGCCTCGCCCTCGGGCAGGAGACGCATGCGCTGGCCTGGAACCAGCCCGAACCCGGCGCGCAGGTGGCAAGGGCCGCCCTGCAATATCTCTGGTATGGCGCGGAGAGCGGCATCTGCTGCCCGATCAGCATGACCTATGCCGCTGTGCCCGTGCTGAAGCAGGATGCTGCACTCTGGGAGCAGTGGGGTTCGCTCGTTACGTCCAACCGTTACGATCCGAGGCAGGGGCCGGCGCATCTCAAGACGGGCGCCACCGTCGGCACGGCGATGACGGAGACGCAAGGCGGTTCGGATCTGCGCCAGACACAGACGGTGGCCGAGGATAATCGCGACGGCACATTCTCGCTGCATGGCCGGAAATGGTTCTTCTCGGTGCCGCATTCCGACGTCTTCCTGACGCTGGCGCGAACGAAGGAGGGCATCTCCTGCTTCGCTGTGCCGGGATGGCTGCCTGACGGAGCGCGCAACGGCGTCGCGATCCAGCGGCTCAAGGACAAGGTCGGCAATCGCTCGAATGCGTCGTCCGAGGTCGAGTTCCGGGGAGCCATCGGGCACCTGATCGGCGAGCCGGGACGTGGCATCCGCACCGGGCTCTCGATGAACCATAATTCGCGGCTCGACATCGCGGCGGCTTCCTCCGGCCTGATGCGGATGGCGGTGTCGCTGGCGGCGCATCATGCGCAGCACCGGCGCGCCTTCCAGAAGGCGCTGATCGACCAGCCGATTATGCAGAACGTGCTGGCCGACATCGCCATCGAGGCCGAGGCCGCCGCCTGGCTCGCCTTCCGGCTCTTCGCGGCGCTGGACCGGCAGGCGGAGTCCGCCAGCGAGCGTTTGCTGGCGCGGGTCGGGGCGCCGATCGCGAAATACTGGATCACGCGGCGGGCGCCCGCCGTCGTCACCGAGGCGCTGGAATGCCATGGCGGCAACGGGTTCATCGAGGAAAACCCGATGGCGCGGCTTTACCGCGAGGCGCCGCTCAACGCGATCTGGGAAGGCTCGGGCAATGTCATCTGCCTCGACGTGCTGCGCTCGCTGGCACGTGAGGAGGGGGCGGTGGATGTGCTGCGGGCGGAGTTGCTGGCGGCTGCCGGAGCGGATCGGCGCTATGACGCGGCGCTGAAGCGGCTGGAGGGCGATCTGCCGGAGCTGATGCGCAACGAGGGGCAGGCGCGGCGGCTGACGGAGAGGCTGGCGCTGCTGCTGCAGGGCTCGCTGCTGTTGCGGCATGCGCCGGCGGAGGTCGCGGATGCCTTCATCGCGACGCGGCTGGGGGATGGCTGGTCGGGGCAGTTCGGCGATCTGCCGGTTTCGGTCGATGCGGCTGCGCTGGCGCGAAGGGCGGTGCCCCGTTCATAG
- a CDS encoding GNAT family N-acetyltransferase, translating to MTPQIALTDAEDDALRDVLHNGLRNYNDEKIGRNDRQTLTIRVDDPESGEPIGGLMGRSSLGLLSIDFFYLPKSLRGSGVGSRILAMAEEEGRRRGCSKAVLYTISFQAPEFYKKLGWQVFGEIAPKPPGATRVYLTKDL from the coding sequence ATGACTCCCCAGATCGCGCTGACCGACGCCGAGGACGATGCTCTTCGCGACGTCCTCCATAACGGCCTGCGAAACTACAACGACGAAAAGATCGGCCGGAACGATCGCCAGACGCTGACGATCCGCGTCGATGATCCCGAGAGCGGCGAGCCGATCGGCGGGCTCATGGGCCGCAGCTCGCTCGGCCTGCTCTCCATCGATTTCTTCTATCTGCCGAAGAGCCTGCGCGGCTCGGGCGTCGGCAGCCGCATCCTCGCCATGGCGGAGGAGGAAGGCCGGCGGCGCGGCTGCAGCAAGGCCGTGCTCTACACCATCAGCTTCCAGGCGCCGGAGTTCTACAAGAAGCTGGGATGGCAGGTTTTCGGCGAGATCGCACCGAAGCCGCCCGGCGCGACCCGGGTCTACCTGACCAAGGACCTCTGA
- a CDS encoding winged helix-turn-helix transcriptional regulator: protein MQAIRSAMGAMHARSDALPPVSPAVESLVRQVIAQIADKWTMLVLEALEERGTLRFTEVGRSVSGISQKMLTKTLREMERDGLVVRTVHPVIPPHVDYTLTELGRELSAAFCGVWVWAETYYPQVSAARKAFRERENGA, encoded by the coding sequence ATGCAGGCGATCCGCAGTGCCATGGGGGCGATGCATGCCAGGAGCGACGCGCTGCCGCCGGTGAGCCCGGCCGTGGAGTCGCTGGTGCGCCAGGTGATCGCGCAGATCGCCGACAAGTGGACGATGCTGGTGCTGGAAGCGCTGGAGGAGCGGGGCACGCTGCGCTTCACCGAGGTGGGGCGTAGTGTCAGCGGCATCAGCCAGAAGATGCTGACCAAGACGCTGCGGGAGATGGAACGCGACGGGCTGGTCGTACGCACCGTCCATCCGGTGATCCCGCCGCATGTCGACTACACGCTGACCGAGCTCGGCCGCGAGCTCAGCGCCGCCTTCTGCGGGGTCTGGGTCTGGGCGGAGACCTACTACCCGCAGGTCTCGGCGGCGCGGAAGGCCTTTCGCGAGCGGGAGAACGGCGCTTGA
- a CDS encoding SDR family oxidoreductase, whose translation MHITGNTILITGGGSGIGRALAEALHAKGNQVIIAGRRESVLDEVTAANPGMASMLLDIQDKADIEAFARQIVERFPKLNAVLNNAGIMKPENVPAADNLAIAEETIATNLLGPIRLTTALLPHLLKQQNATVLTVSSGLAFVPLAGTLTYSATKAAIHSWSIGLREQLKSTSVGVIEIAPPYVQTELLGPHQAVDPAAMPLADFIAEVMTILETRPDAAEVIVERCKPLRYAEATGTFANVFAALNAQHA comes from the coding sequence ATGCATATCACCGGAAACACCATCCTGATCACCGGCGGCGGCTCCGGCATCGGCCGGGCGCTGGCCGAGGCCCTCCACGCCAAGGGCAACCAGGTCATCATCGCGGGGCGTCGCGAAAGCGTCCTCGACGAGGTCACCGCAGCCAACCCCGGCATGGCATCGATGCTGCTCGACATTCAGGACAAGGCCGATATCGAGGCCTTCGCCAGGCAGATCGTCGAGCGCTTTCCGAAGCTCAACGCTGTCCTCAACAACGCCGGCATCATGAAGCCCGAGAACGTTCCGGCCGCCGATAATCTCGCCATCGCCGAGGAGACGATTGCGACCAACCTGCTCGGTCCGATCCGCCTCACCACGGCGCTGCTGCCGCATCTGCTGAAGCAGCAGAATGCGACGGTCCTGACCGTCTCCTCCGGACTCGCCTTCGTGCCGCTGGCGGGAACCTTGACCTACAGCGCTACCAAGGCCGCGATCCATTCCTGGTCGATCGGCCTGCGCGAGCAGCTCAAGAGTACGTCGGTCGGGGTCATCGAGATCGCCCCGCCCTATGTGCAGACCGAACTCCTCGGCCCGCACCAGGCCGTCGATCCCGCCGCGATGCCGCTGGCCGATTTCATCGCGGAAGTGATGACGATCCTCGAGACCCGGCCGGACGCCGCCGAGGTGATCGTCGAGCGCTGCAAGCCGCTGCGCTACGCAGAGGCGACAGGCACCTTCGCCAATGTCTTCGCCGCGCTGAACGCCCAGCACGCCTGA
- a CDS encoding GtrA family protein yields the protein MLNYLRQLDHLELARQFKRFLFSGALNTAVTYLLFLVLLRFTSYRIAYTVTYACGILIAFIFNSYFVFRREYTVRMGFAVIFTYAVQYLYGIVVLALLVDLSGAPASIAMIVVILTAFPLQFLILRRVVSTLPKKRR from the coding sequence GTGCTTAATTATCTTCGTCAACTCGATCATCTCGAGTTAGCCCGGCAGTTCAAACGGTTTCTATTTTCAGGCGCACTGAATACCGCCGTCACCTACCTGCTTTTCCTTGTTCTCTTAAGGTTCACCAGCTATCGTATCGCCTACACAGTGACCTACGCATGCGGAATACTTATCGCCTTCATCTTCAATTCTTACTTCGTATTTCGGCGAGAATACACTGTCAGGATGGGCTTTGCGGTCATTTTTACCTATGCAGTCCAATATCTCTATGGAATTGTCGTATTAGCTTTGCTGGTGGACCTGTCCGGCGCGCCAGCTTCCATCGCCATGATCGTCGTCATCCTAACTGCGTTTCCGCTTCAGTTTCTGATCCTGCGCCGCGTGGTCAGCACATTGCCGAAGAAACGACGGTGA
- a CDS encoding WxcM-like domain-containing protein, which produces MSRNESAFFVHPAGICESANVGEGTRVWAFAHILQHARIGRDCNICDHVFIENDVTLGDSVTVKCGVQIWDGLQIGDRVFIGPNATFTNDRFPRSRQYPDGFLRTIIEDDASIGANATILPGLRIARGAMIGAGAVVTRDVPPNAIVVGNPARIVGYAQTKQQASAQTAAGSPDQTQELVTDVGVGRATLHRLKTVVDMRGRLSVCEFEKDIPFQPRRYFVVYDVPSREVRGEHAHKVCHQFLVCLRGSVSVLLDDGRSRTEVLLDRPDLGVFMPAMVWGTQYRYTNDAILLVFASEEYSSEDYIRSYEEFKITVSGA; this is translated from the coding sequence ATGAGCCGTAATGAGAGCGCGTTCTTCGTCCATCCCGCAGGGATTTGCGAGAGCGCCAACGTCGGCGAAGGCACCCGCGTCTGGGCCTTCGCCCACATCCTTCAGCACGCAAGGATCGGCAGAGATTGCAATATCTGTGACCACGTCTTCATCGAGAACGATGTCACGCTCGGCGATAGCGTCACCGTGAAGTGCGGCGTTCAAATTTGGGACGGCTTGCAGATTGGAGATCGTGTCTTCATAGGCCCCAACGCAACGTTCACGAATGACCGGTTCCCCCGCTCGCGCCAGTATCCGGATGGGTTCCTGAGGACGATCATTGAGGATGATGCTTCCATCGGCGCCAATGCGACTATCCTGCCGGGGCTGCGGATCGCACGTGGTGCCATGATAGGGGCCGGCGCCGTGGTGACGCGTGACGTGCCGCCGAATGCCATCGTGGTGGGGAATCCTGCACGCATCGTAGGCTATGCCCAGACTAAGCAGCAAGCGAGCGCGCAGACGGCAGCGGGCTCACCAGATCAAACTCAAGAACTGGTTACCGACGTCGGTGTCGGCCGGGCAACCCTGCATCGGTTGAAGACCGTGGTGGATATGCGCGGCAGACTCTCCGTCTGCGAATTCGAGAAGGATATCCCTTTTCAACCAAGGCGCTATTTCGTCGTTTATGACGTCCCCTCGCGGGAGGTTCGAGGAGAGCATGCGCACAAGGTCTGCCATCAGTTCCTCGTCTGCCTGAGAGGTTCTGTCAGCGTTCTGCTGGACGACGGCAGGAGCCGCACCGAGGTACTGCTGGATCGTCCCGATCTCGGCGTCTTCATGCCCGCTATGGTCTGGGGAACCCAATATCGCTACACGAACGACGCGATACTTCTGGTATTTGCCTCGGAGGAATACAGTTCCGAAGACTATATACGATCCTACGAAGAATTCAAAATCACGGTATCCGGTGCTTAA